One segment of Pelotomaculum isophthalicicum JI DNA contains the following:
- the nusA gene encoding transcription termination factor NusA → MNIEFLEALKDLEKEKGIAVDVLLDAIEAALLSAYKRNFGSLQNARVHIERETGDFKVYTQRSVMEFVEDPRLEIDLDEAKKINPNYQVGDIVETEVTPRNFGRIAAQTAKQVVVQRIREAERNIVFEEFVNREGEIVTGTVQRFEQKNVLIELGKTEAILMPSEQMPGEDYRHGERIKVYIVEVRKTTKGPQIMVSRTHPGLLKRLFELEVPELQEGVVELKAIAREAGARSKIAVYSRDENVDPVGACVGPKGMRVQNIVNELNGEKVDIIKWNPDPSKFVASSLSPAKVMAVEVWDEEKIARVIVPDYQLSLAIGKEGQNARLAAKLTSWKIDIKSESQMQEIYSEECGEVYDSLDE, encoded by the coding sequence ATGAATATAGAATTCTTGGAGGCCTTAAAAGATTTGGAAAAGGAGAAGGGCATAGCTGTAGATGTCTTACTGGATGCTATTGAAGCGGCTTTGCTTTCTGCCTATAAGCGGAATTTTGGGTCTCTGCAAAATGCCAGGGTCCATATTGAGCGTGAGACCGGGGATTTTAAAGTTTATACCCAACGATCGGTAATGGAGTTTGTGGAAGATCCGCGTCTGGAGATTGATCTGGATGAAGCGAAAAAAATAAACCCAAATTATCAAGTGGGCGATATTGTAGAAACAGAAGTTACCCCAAGAAATTTTGGCCGTATTGCCGCGCAAACAGCGAAACAGGTAGTTGTACAGCGGATTCGCGAGGCGGAAAGAAATATTGTTTTTGAGGAGTTCGTAAATCGCGAGGGAGAAATAGTCACCGGTACAGTTCAGCGTTTTGAACAAAAAAATGTACTGATCGAACTGGGTAAGACGGAAGCTATCTTAATGCCTTCAGAGCAGATGCCTGGTGAGGATTATCGTCATGGCGAAAGAATCAAGGTGTACATTGTTGAAGTTAGAAAAACAACCAAAGGGCCCCAAATCATGGTTTCACGTACCCACCCGGGTTTATTGAAGCGCCTTTTCGAATTGGAGGTTCCCGAATTGCAGGAAGGTGTCGTGGAACTAAAGGCGATTGCGCGGGAAGCGGGAGCCCGCTCAAAGATAGCCGTATATTCAAGAGATGAGAATGTCGACCCGGTGGGGGCTTGTGTTGGTCCAAAAGGAATGAGAGTACAGAACATTGTCAATGAACTGAATGGTGAGAAGGTTGATATTATAAAATGGAATCCGGACCCGTCAAAGTTTGTTGCCAGTTCCTTGAGTCCGGCAAAAGTCATGGCTGTTGAAGTTTGGGATGAGGAGAAAATTGCTAGGGTAATTGTGCCGGATTATCAATTATCCCTGGCGATAGGCAAAGAAGGACAGAATGCGCGTCTGGCCGCAAAACTAACCAGTTGGAAGATAGATATTAAGAGCGAGTCGCAAATGCAGGAAATATATTCAGAAGAATGCGGTGAAGTTTACGATAGTCTGGATGAATAG
- the rnpM gene encoding RNase P modulator RnpM, translating into MPKVKRIPQRMCVGCQEMKPKRQLIRLVRTPDETIEIDLTGKRSGRGAYICPGEDCLKRAIKGKKLERALKSPISSEVFDALEKELIKVSGR; encoded by the coding sequence GTGCCTAAGGTTAAAAGGATACCCCAGCGGATGTGTGTTGGTTGCCAGGAGATGAAGCCCAAAAGACAGTTGATCCGATTAGTGCGCACGCCAGATGAAACAATTGAGATTGACCTCACTGGAAAACGATCCGGACGCGGCGCATATATCTGTCCTGGTGAAGATTGTTTAAAAAGAGCCATAAAGGGGAAAAAACTTGAAAGGGCTCTCAAAAGTCCAATATCCTCCGAAGTTTTTGATGCTCTGGAAAAGGAATTAA